The following are from one region of the Verrucomicrobiota bacterium genome:
- the pcaH gene encoding protocatechuate 3,4-dioxygenase subunit beta has translation MQPYKSKDKESHSPNYYPPYKSGTTRAPTEEPVIVPQTITETSGPRFDGSVLREFDNDLTKNAIKTGDPIGERIIVSGRVLDENGSPLPMTMVEIWQANSTGRYIDKQDQHGAPLDPNFLGAGRTLTDKDGWYKFTTIRPGAYPWGNHPNAWRPQHIHFSIFGPNIMTRLVTQMYFEGDPLLAYDPIYKGPPDEARKRMIADFSLDLTEEGFALGYRWDIILRGPNATPFED, from the coding sequence ATGCAGCCATACAAATCCAAGGACAAGGAAAGTCATTCTCCGAATTATTATCCACCCTACAAGTCGGGTACGACACGAGCTCCTACCGAGGAACCGGTCATTGTTCCGCAGACTATAACTGAGACAAGCGGGCCCCGGTTTGATGGGTCTGTGTTGCGAGAATTCGACAATGACTTAACGAAAAATGCTATAAAGACGGGAGACCCAATCGGCGAGCGTATCATCGTTTCTGGAAGAGTGTTAGATGAAAATGGTTCTCCTTTGCCGATGACTATGGTTGAGATTTGGCAAGCAAACTCAACTGGAAGATACATTGATAAACAGGATCAGCATGGTGCACCCTTGGATCCTAACTTCCTCGGAGCGGGAAGAACGCTCACCGACAAAGATGGCTGGTATAAATTCACCACCATACGACCCGGTGCATACCCTTGGGGTAACCATCCCAATGCCTGGCGACCTCAACATATTCATTTTTCGATTTTTGGTCCCAACATCATGACGCGCCTGGTTACTCAGATGTATTTTGAAGGCGACCCGTTGCTTGCCTATGATCCGATTTACAAAGGACCACCCGATGAAGCACGCAAACGCATGATCGCTGATTTTTCCCTGGACCTAACTGAGGAAGGATTCGCGCTCGGTTACCGATGGGATATTATTTTGCGAGGACCCAACGCTACTCCGTTTGAGGATTGA
- a CDS encoding MarR family transcriptional regulator, with translation MPANKIINAPVGTESLGFYLSRATIVFRALLKKSLSESSLSDHIKPGMGNLMFALYEKDGQTKTELAGKLLLSKMTITRLVRGVEKHGLVKITTDKNDARANRVHLSPLAKEVEKEYRQLALNLEERISSRFTSEQLSEFRGHLKILLQSLDDELI, from the coding sequence ATGCCAGCGAATAAAATTATAAATGCCCCGGTAGGGACCGAATCACTTGGGTTCTATCTCAGTAGAGCGACGATTGTATTTCGCGCTCTTTTAAAAAAATCCCTTTCAGAATCGAGTCTGAGTGATCACATCAAACCTGGCATGGGTAACCTGATGTTTGCCCTGTATGAAAAGGATGGCCAAACAAAGACGGAGCTGGCGGGAAAACTTCTCCTATCGAAAATGACTATCACCCGTCTTGTTCGTGGAGTTGAAAAACATGGCCTGGTTAAGATAACCACCGACAAAAACGACGCCCGGGCAAATCGCGTGCATTTATCTCCTTTGGCGAAAGAAGTGGAAAAAGAATATCGCCAATTGGCACTAAACTTGGAGGAGCGAATATCCAGTCGATTCACCTCCGAACAGTTATCCGAATTTCGCGGCCACCTTAAGATTTTGCTTCAGTCTTTGGACGATGAATTAATCTGA
- a CDS encoding sodium/solute symporter (Members of the Solute:Sodium Symporter (SSS), TC 2.A.21 as described in tcdb.org, catalyze solute:Na+ symport. Known solutes for members of the family include sugars, amino acids, nucleosides, inositols, vitamins, urea or anions, depending on the system.), whose amino-acid sequence MTSVLPRIVSLLSIAASTFFFESNTGAAESAYLEWTHFSNLPPVGVQPDALGVAGPYVGVHNDALIVAGGANFPKPYWGEDKIWHDDIWVLERTGEWTLGGKLPRLLGYGASVSTEWGVLCLGGNDADRTFNDTILLKWNTLTKQIEQESLPSLPKTIAFTAATKLGTKVYLAGGIETNALSSAMNNFWVLDLEDLSAGWVELPSWPGLERGFNVMVNQHNGKENQIFVFSGRREGTDGVLQFLTDAYAYSPSNNTWKRLADSPVCFMAGTAIPAGENHILVLGGADGSLFHQADELKDKHPGFPKQIWGYNALTDTWQKTGEMPLNHVTTQVAKWGKHYFIASGEVRPRVRTPIIWKVSTLPSSSSFGTLNWITLLTYLGALLVVGFVCARNTHTTDDFYLGGRSIPWWAAGMSIFGTTLSAITYLSLPARVYGTSWAAILLNAGILIVAPLIVYAYIPRLRRINAVTAYQFLEDRFDVGLRLFGSASFIIFQLFRMGIVVFLPALALAAVTGFNLTLCILMMGIIATVYTAFGGIKAVIWTDVIQVIVLIGGALLALGIIASNLDGGFSTLVSVGKDAGKFEMPPIEWSWATDSFMVLILGAIFSNALVPYTSDQAVVQRYLTTSSEKEAQKAVWTNALLAIPATLIFAVMGIALFVFYKSNPELLGPLQKNDQILPWFVAHQMPAGLAGLVIAGVFAAAMSSLDSSMHSICTAVSNDFVLRFKSDWSEKDQLSFARKLVSGLGILGTAFAIILSTMEVGHIFDLLIGLLGLIGSPLAGLFLLGLFVKRAGSMHAWIGVSSSVIALAYAKYFTNLNGLLYGLVGIGVCVGVGLLSSLLISKQAAET is encoded by the coding sequence ATGACTTCTGTTCTACCCCGGATCGTTTCGCTTCTTTCAATTGCAGCTTCCACATTCTTCTTTGAATCAAACACAGGGGCAGCCGAGAGCGCTTATCTGGAATGGACCCATTTCTCCAACCTTCCACCTGTGGGTGTGCAACCCGATGCGTTAGGAGTTGCCGGTCCGTATGTAGGAGTTCACAACGATGCTCTTATCGTCGCAGGTGGTGCCAATTTCCCGAAACCCTACTGGGGCGAAGACAAAATCTGGCACGATGACATCTGGGTTCTTGAGAGAACAGGTGAATGGACACTCGGCGGAAAACTACCCCGACTACTTGGCTACGGAGCCTCCGTATCGACCGAATGGGGAGTACTTTGTTTGGGTGGCAACGACGCGGATCGAACCTTCAACGACACCATTCTACTTAAATGGAATACTTTGACTAAACAAATTGAACAGGAATCGCTTCCCAGCCTCCCAAAAACCATAGCCTTTACTGCAGCGACTAAACTTGGCACCAAAGTCTACCTTGCCGGCGGGATCGAAACCAATGCCTTGTCGTCTGCCATGAATAACTTTTGGGTGCTCGACCTGGAAGACCTAAGTGCAGGCTGGGTGGAGTTGCCCTCATGGCCTGGCCTGGAACGAGGGTTCAATGTGATGGTTAACCAACACAATGGTAAGGAAAACCAGATTTTCGTCTTCAGTGGCAGACGCGAAGGAACCGACGGAGTCCTTCAATTCCTAACCGACGCATACGCATACAGCCCCAGTAACAACACTTGGAAACGCTTAGCCGATTCACCCGTTTGCTTTATGGCAGGCACAGCGATCCCCGCCGGTGAAAACCACATTCTTGTTCTCGGTGGTGCAGACGGATCACTATTCCACCAGGCGGATGAGTTAAAAGATAAACACCCCGGTTTTCCAAAGCAGATATGGGGTTACAACGCTTTGACAGATACCTGGCAGAAGACAGGAGAAATGCCATTGAACCATGTGACTACTCAGGTGGCCAAATGGGGAAAGCATTATTTCATCGCTTCGGGCGAGGTGCGCCCGCGTGTTCGAACACCTATCATCTGGAAGGTGTCAACCTTGCCAAGCTCATCCTCCTTCGGCACTCTAAATTGGATAACTCTACTCACCTACTTGGGAGCTTTACTGGTCGTCGGTTTTGTCTGCGCACGAAACACTCATACAACAGATGACTTCTATCTGGGAGGTCGCTCGATTCCCTGGTGGGCAGCAGGTATGAGTATTTTTGGTACGACCCTAAGCGCCATAACCTACCTCTCGCTACCTGCTCGCGTCTATGGAACCAGTTGGGCGGCCATCTTGTTGAACGCGGGAATTCTGATTGTAGCGCCATTGATCGTTTACGCTTACATTCCACGTCTGCGAAGAATCAATGCGGTCACGGCCTACCAATTTCTTGAGGACCGGTTTGACGTGGGCCTGCGACTCTTCGGAAGTGCGTCATTTATTATTTTCCAGCTATTCCGCATGGGAATTGTTGTATTCTTGCCGGCGTTGGCACTGGCAGCAGTAACAGGTTTCAACCTCACGCTTTGTATTCTGATGATGGGAATTATTGCCACCGTTTATACGGCCTTCGGAGGAATCAAAGCCGTTATCTGGACGGACGTAATACAAGTGATTGTGTTAATCGGTGGTGCCCTTCTCGCCTTGGGCATCATCGCATCAAACCTGGACGGAGGTTTCTCCACTTTGGTTTCTGTGGGCAAAGACGCCGGTAAATTTGAGATGCCACCCATCGAATGGTCCTGGGCCACTGACTCATTTATGGTTCTCATTCTTGGAGCTATATTTTCCAATGCCTTGGTGCCTTACACCTCCGATCAAGCAGTTGTGCAACGTTACTTGACAACCAGCTCGGAGAAGGAAGCACAAAAAGCGGTTTGGACTAACGCACTGCTAGCCATTCCGGCCACGTTGATTTTCGCAGTAATGGGAATCGCCCTGTTTGTTTTCTACAAATCCAATCCGGAGTTGCTGGGGCCTCTTCAAAAAAACGACCAGATCCTTCCCTGGTTTGTTGCTCATCAGATGCCTGCAGGATTAGCAGGACTTGTCATTGCCGGTGTCTTCGCTGCCGCCATGTCGAGCTTGGATAGTAGTATGCATTCCATCTGCACCGCTGTATCCAACGATTTCGTTTTAAGATTCAAATCCGACTGGAGCGAAAAAGACCAACTTAGCTTTGCTCGAAAGCTGGTAAGTGGTCTCGGAATTTTGGGTACTGCCTTTGCCATTATCCTTTCGACCATGGAGGTCGGTCACATCTTTGATCTTCTGATCGGCTTATTGGGTTTAATCGGCAGCCCACTTGCAGGTCTTTTCCTTCTTGGCCTGTTTGTCAAACGGGCAGGAAGCATGCATGCCTGGATTGGAGTAAGCAGTAGCGTAATCGCCTTGGCCTACGCAAAATATTTTACCAATCTAAATGGCCTTCTCTATGGTCTGGTCGGAATCGGAGTCTGCGTTGGTGTAGGTTTGCTTTCATCACTATTAATTTCGAAACAAGCCGCGGAAACTTGA
- a CDS encoding PIN domain-containing protein codes for MSYSIDANILIYASNQESDFHNKAKAFMSACIENSEPIYLCWPTVFAYLRISTHPHIFTFPLTPKEAIQNIETLKSLPQVRLINEGDHFWEHYSEACKGQIVRGNLVPDAHVAALLRENGIRRLFSRDRDFFKFTFLDVRDPFA; via the coding sequence ATGAGCTACTCTATCGACGCCAATATTCTAATCTATGCGTCCAATCAGGAGTCAGATTTTCACAACAAAGCCAAAGCCTTTATGTCAGCTTGCATCGAAAATTCGGAGCCAATCTATCTCTGCTGGCCTACCGTGTTCGCCTATCTTAGAATAAGCACTCATCCCCATATTTTCACATTTCCACTCACTCCTAAAGAAGCTATCCAAAATATTGAAACCCTAAAGTCCTTACCCCAAGTTCGCCTTATCAACGAAGGCGATCATTTTTGGGAACATTATTCAGAAGCATGCAAAGGGCAAATTGTTCGCGGCAACCTCGTTCCTGATGCTCATGTTGCAGCTCTATTGCGCGAAAATGGCATCCGTCGCCTCTTTTCCCGTGACCGCGACTTCTTTAAATTTACTTTTCTTGATGTCAGAGACCCGTTTGCCTGA
- a CDS encoding sulfatase: MPLSAAEKVDGTSRSPNVLFIAIDDMNDLTTLFDKSNPIKTPNLKRLADQGTFFARAYCNSPACNPSRASVLSGVRPSTSGVYNNSSNWNKAMPEITILPQHFKDHGYRTYASGKIFHHHGTAFFRYEAFDEYLEFPTSQPDRPMPPNGNLNGIDQWTRPNGGKGKVSRNFDWGVYPDDPEFHIDNRTVDWAIDKIGKAEGPFFIATGIFRPHMPFFAPQEWYDAYSMKDLELPAINQNDLEDVPEEARQMLHPPSRSFMSTFKAEKASDPEIFEKAVRGYQASASFADYNVGRLMEALNESGKADNTIIVLWSDHGFHLGEKEHWEKFVLYEKATHIPFIIVAPGFKKGQVSYRPVTLIDLYPTLTELCGLPTPEHLEGESLIPLLKNPKAKKDPAIITYGQDNHAIRDDRYRYIRYAGGDEELYDTENDPHEWTNLATQKSSRKIMDELAKWLPDHNSAPIEAAK, encoded by the coding sequence ATGCCTTTGTCGGCAGCAGAAAAAGTGGATGGAACGTCACGTTCCCCCAACGTCCTCTTCATCGCCATTGACGACATGAACGATTTGACGACGCTGTTCGACAAATCCAATCCCATAAAAACCCCGAACCTCAAGCGGCTTGCCGATCAAGGGACCTTCTTTGCCAGAGCCTATTGTAACTCTCCGGCCTGCAATCCTTCTCGTGCATCGGTTCTCAGCGGAGTCCGGCCGTCTACCAGTGGTGTCTATAACAACAGCAGCAATTGGAACAAAGCGATGCCGGAGATCACCATTCTCCCCCAGCATTTTAAGGATCATGGCTATCGCACCTATGCGTCAGGAAAGATCTTTCATCACCACGGCACTGCCTTTTTTCGTTACGAAGCATTTGATGAATATCTTGAGTTTCCGACCAGCCAGCCGGATCGCCCGATGCCTCCAAACGGCAACTTGAACGGGATTGATCAATGGACTCGTCCGAATGGTGGAAAAGGAAAAGTAAGTCGCAATTTCGATTGGGGAGTATACCCGGATGATCCAGAATTTCACATCGACAATCGAACGGTCGATTGGGCCATTGATAAAATAGGGAAAGCCGAAGGTCCGTTCTTTATCGCTACCGGAATTTTTCGTCCACACATGCCGTTCTTTGCACCTCAAGAATGGTATGATGCTTACTCGATGAAGGATTTGGAATTGCCTGCCATTAATCAAAACGATCTCGAAGACGTACCCGAAGAAGCTCGGCAAATGCTCCACCCTCCCTCTCGGAGTTTCATGAGCACCTTTAAAGCAGAAAAGGCTAGCGACCCGGAAATCTTCGAGAAAGCGGTTCGTGGTTATCAAGCGTCAGCGAGTTTCGCCGATTACAATGTAGGCCGATTGATGGAAGCCTTAAATGAAAGCGGTAAGGCGGACAACACCATCATTGTTCTCTGGTCCGACCACGGGTTTCATTTAGGCGAAAAAGAACACTGGGAGAAGTTCGTTCTCTACGAAAAGGCGACACACATTCCCTTCATCATAGTAGCACCCGGATTCAAGAAAGGACAGGTCAGCTATCGTCCAGTTACTTTAATTGACCTTTACCCTACCCTGACCGAACTCTGCGGACTACCGACACCGGAGCACCTCGAAGGCGAGAGCCTGATTCCTCTATTAAAAAACCCGAAAGCCAAAAAGGATCCCGCGATAATTACCTACGGACAAGACAACCATGCCATACGTGACGACCGGTACCGGTATATCCGGTACGCCGGCGGCGATGAAGAACTCTACGACACGGAAAACGATCCGCACGAATGGACCAACCTGGCCACTCAAAAGAGTAGTCGCAAAATCATGGACGAGCTGGCCAAGTGGCTACCTGACCACAACTCGGCTCCCATCGAAGCGGCCAAGTAA
- a CDS encoding ROK family protein — MNWSIGIDVGGTAIKAVAVDEEGTILNRISLPTNDGADSVAEWTENARQTIRDFEKEIASPALSIGISAPGLAAADDRSIAYLPGKMEDIQGFDWTDALDRKSLVPVLNDAHAALLGEAWIGAAKGRQNVVLLTLGTGVGGAITSSGRLLKGVIGRAGHLGHMSLDIDGPISNCGTPGAIEVMIGNYTIKERSKGRFSSTRELVDAHEANDPVATEIWLRSIRALGCAIASYINIIDPEVVVLTGGISIVGKTLMDPLKSVLDEVEWRPGGHQVPIVFGKLDMWAGAVGAAYAALNPDAF, encoded by the coding sequence ATGAACTGGAGTATTGGAATCGATGTCGGCGGCACTGCCATCAAAGCCGTAGCAGTAGATGAAGAAGGTACCATTCTCAATAGGATTTCACTTCCTACAAATGATGGGGCAGATTCAGTAGCTGAGTGGACGGAAAATGCCCGTCAAACAATTCGTGACTTCGAAAAGGAAATAGCTTCGCCCGCACTTTCAATTGGCATTTCTGCTCCAGGTCTCGCTGCGGCTGACGACCGGAGTATTGCATATCTGCCAGGGAAAATGGAAGACATTCAAGGATTCGACTGGACGGATGCTCTGGACAGAAAGTCGCTTGTTCCTGTTCTCAACGACGCTCACGCCGCCTTGCTCGGAGAAGCCTGGATAGGAGCCGCTAAAGGCAGACAAAACGTGGTTCTCCTAACCCTTGGAACGGGAGTTGGTGGAGCGATCACTTCAAGTGGCAGGCTTTTAAAAGGAGTTATTGGTCGAGCCGGTCACCTCGGACATATGAGTCTTGATATCGATGGTCCAATCAGCAATTGCGGTACGCCGGGAGCAATTGAGGTGATGATTGGTAATTACACCATTAAGGAACGATCCAAAGGCAGGTTCTCATCAACCCGTGAGCTTGTGGATGCACACGAGGCGAACGATCCTGTTGCTACAGAAATCTGGCTTCGATCCATTCGTGCACTTGGTTGTGCCATTGCCTCTTATATTAACATAATCGATCCAGAAGTTGTCGTCCTCACAGGAGGAATTTCGATTGTCGGAAAAACCCTCATGGATCCCCTGAAATCTGTTCTCGATGAAGTAGAGTGGCGACCGGGCGGACACCAAGTCCCGATAGTTTTTGGAAAACTGGACATGTGGGCCGGAGCGGTAGGCGCAGCTTACGCGGCTTTAAATCCGGATGCATTCTAA
- a CDS encoding type II toxin-antitoxin system VapC family toxin, with translation MKLLDTCFLIDLQREFHGGKTLGASSYLKEHSQDNFALSVISLTEFLEGFEAIEDGEKFLRSFQWLSVSPIVAKEASRIRRQLRLQGKLIGDFDILIAATALVGNFQLVTRNDQHFKRIQGLQVETYKNLESG, from the coding sequence ATGAAACTGCTGGACACCTGTTTTCTAATCGACCTTCAGCGAGAGTTTCATGGAGGGAAAACACTCGGAGCGAGCAGTTACTTAAAAGAGCACTCTCAGGACAATTTTGCGTTGTCAGTAATTTCCCTAACGGAATTTCTTGAGGGATTTGAAGCGATTGAAGATGGGGAGAAGTTTCTTCGATCATTTCAGTGGTTATCGGTGAGTCCTATTGTAGCTAAAGAGGCCTCCAGAATTCGCAGGCAACTCCGGTTGCAAGGAAAGCTGATAGGCGACTTCGATATCTTGATAGCCGCGACTGCGCTAGTGGGTAATTTCCAATTGGTGACCCGCAATGATCAGCATTTTAAACGAATTCAGGGATTACAAGTTGAGACGTATAAAAATTTGGAATCAGGTTAA
- a CDS encoding sulfatase, with amino-acid sequence MANDTTRVAIKIVLALLCLNQIAFTNTQPNILLIVSEDNGQELGCYGEPYVQTPNLDQLASEGVLFKNAYVAQAGCSQSRASFLTGLYPHQNGQIGLATWKFRMYDENTPNIVRSLKAAGYRTGIIGKLHVNPEPAFPFDFKAIPSANFNRKDQDNYATEAKRFMTADEEPFFLSVNYPDAHRPFITQVDGLPKKPLTGKDVKPLAYFGIDNAELRQQTADYYNCMSRLDSLIGNLLSKLQETGKTDNTIIAYIGDHGADMLRGKRTSYEGGTRVPFIMKWPEHAKANLVSTELVSLIDLAPTLLEAAGAEPIPNLPGRSLLPLLKGESKDWRQYLFTEFHIHSAHNYYPQRTVQDDRYKLIVNLMPGVKNPGYEFTNNRFFENLNDTIRSAEEPIKSAYLNMERPVRFELYDLKEDPYEFTNLAANPAVSGHLARLQKTLQSWRMETDDPMLNHNNVLRLKAEVDACFVNGEPDKTKLTLTYPDYFFE; translated from the coding sequence ATGGCAAATGACACAACCCGGGTAGCAATAAAGATCGTCCTTGCGCTTCTTTGTTTAAACCAAATCGCATTCACCAATACTCAACCCAACATTCTCCTCATCGTGTCCGAGGACAATGGACAAGAGCTTGGCTGTTACGGCGAACCCTATGTGCAAACACCGAATCTTGATCAACTCGCAAGCGAAGGGGTCTTGTTTAAGAACGCCTATGTAGCTCAGGCGGGTTGCAGCCAATCGCGCGCTTCTTTTTTAACAGGATTGTATCCTCATCAGAACGGACAGATCGGTTTGGCCACCTGGAAGTTTCGGATGTATGACGAGAATACGCCGAACATAGTTCGAAGTCTGAAAGCCGCCGGTTACCGGACCGGCATCATAGGCAAGTTGCATGTCAATCCTGAGCCTGCCTTCCCATTCGATTTTAAAGCAATTCCTTCCGCAAATTTTAATCGAAAGGATCAGGATAATTACGCCACCGAAGCAAAACGTTTTATGACCGCGGATGAGGAACCGTTTTTTCTGAGCGTTAATTACCCGGACGCACACCGTCCATTTATCACCCAAGTAGATGGACTTCCGAAAAAGCCTTTGACGGGCAAGGACGTAAAGCCCCTCGCCTACTTTGGCATCGATAACGCAGAACTGAGACAACAGACAGCCGACTATTACAACTGCATGAGTCGCTTGGATTCCTTGATCGGAAATCTGTTATCGAAACTTCAAGAAACAGGGAAAACCGACAATACCATCATCGCCTATATCGGGGACCACGGCGCAGACATGCTTCGCGGGAAACGTACTTCCTACGAAGGTGGCACGCGTGTCCCATTTATCATGAAATGGCCAGAACATGCGAAGGCAAATCTCGTCTCCACTGAACTGGTTTCCCTCATCGACCTGGCACCCACTTTACTGGAAGCAGCAGGCGCAGAACCGATTCCAAATTTACCCGGTCGATCCCTTTTACCTTTGCTCAAAGGCGAATCCAAGGACTGGCGTCAGTATTTGTTTACTGAGTTTCACATTCATTCGGCCCACAACTATTACCCTCAACGGACGGTACAGGATGATCGTTACAAACTCATCGTGAACCTGATGCCCGGTGTGAAGAACCCGGGTTACGAGTTTACAAACAATCGGTTTTTTGAAAACTTGAACGACACTATTCGTTCGGCAGAAGAACCTATAAAAAGCGCCTACCTCAATATGGAAAGGCCGGTTCGATTCGAACTCTACGATCTGAAAGAAGATCCCTACGAGTTCACCAATCTGGCCGCAAATCCCGCGGTCTCAGGCCATTTGGCTCGTTTGCAAAAAACACTCCAATCTTGGCGCATGGAAACAGATGACCCAATGCTCAATCACAATAATGTTCTTCGTCTGAAAGCCGAGGTGGATGCCTGCTTCGTAAACGGCGAACCCGACAAAACAAAACTAACCTTAACTTACCCCGATTACTTTTTTGAATGA
- a CDS encoding sulfatase: MSASSAPNVLFIGIDDLRPDLGCYGDEFAITPNFDRLAAQGTVFNRAYCQLAVCGPSRLSLLSGRRPDTIQVWDLNSHFRETIPDLITLPQHFKNKGYYTRSIGKIYHGSGAPAKDTPSWSEDPLYDDTRKHEWRYASAENRAVDTLKREATEGEDVPENTFVDGLVCDAAEEALATLKDKQQPFFLGVGFRKPHLPFVAPKKYWDLYKRSEIPGRVTQTHPKGAPEFATRTWNEIEGYTDIPKDLNAISADKIQELRHGYYACISYIDVLIGRLLDRLDELDLTDNTVICLWGDHGFHLGEQGLWTKANNYELAARVPLIISIPGQKEKGVTSNAFVELVDIYPTLSDLCGLDLSSELEGLSMKPLLDQPDLPWKSATFNQYPRDYTAIKHKRHGDVMGYAVRTDRYRYVQWKDWKSGEILEEELYDQQTDPNEMINIAKDIKQAATLFQHQRILEAGWKGALPLK, encoded by the coding sequence TTGTCCGCGAGTTCAGCACCCAACGTCCTCTTCATCGGCATAGACGATCTTCGTCCCGACCTCGGGTGCTACGGAGATGAATTTGCCATCACACCCAACTTTGATCGCCTGGCTGCCCAGGGCACGGTGTTTAACCGAGCCTATTGCCAACTAGCTGTGTGTGGACCTTCAAGGTTGTCACTGCTTTCGGGCCGACGGCCGGACACTATTCAGGTCTGGGACCTCAATTCTCATTTCCGCGAAACCATTCCGGACTTGATAACCTTGCCCCAGCATTTTAAAAACAAAGGTTACTATACTCGTTCGATCGGAAAGATTTATCACGGAAGTGGAGCACCTGCCAAAGATACTCCGTCCTGGTCGGAGGATCCGCTTTACGACGACACAAGAAAACACGAATGGCGTTATGCGTCTGCGGAGAATCGGGCGGTCGACACACTTAAGCGCGAAGCAACTGAAGGCGAGGATGTACCCGAAAATACCTTCGTTGATGGACTGGTTTGCGACGCGGCGGAAGAAGCACTCGCTACCCTAAAAGATAAACAGCAACCGTTCTTTCTTGGGGTCGGGTTCAGGAAACCCCACCTACCCTTTGTGGCACCCAAGAAATACTGGGATTTATACAAGCGATCAGAGATCCCAGGACGAGTAACTCAAACTCATCCGAAAGGTGCCCCCGAATTTGCCACACGAACTTGGAACGAAATAGAAGGATATACAGACATTCCAAAAGACCTTAATGCTATTTCCGCCGATAAGATTCAAGAACTTCGCCATGGCTACTACGCCTGTATCAGCTATATTGATGTTTTGATCGGGCGCTTGCTCGACCGATTGGATGAACTGGATTTGACAGATAACACGGTCATTTGCCTTTGGGGCGACCATGGGTTTCATTTAGGCGAACAAGGTCTCTGGACGAAGGCCAACAACTATGAATTAGCAGCCCGAGTTCCCTTGATCATTTCTATTCCTGGGCAAAAAGAAAAAGGCGTAACTTCCAATGCCTTTGTCGAACTGGTGGATATTTACCCTACACTATCTGATTTGTGTGGTCTTGACCTTTCTTCAGAGCTCGAAGGACTAAGCATGAAACCCCTTTTAGATCAACCCGACCTTCCCTGGAAATCCGCAACTTTCAATCAATACCCGAGAGATTACACCGCCATAAAACACAAACGCCACGGCGATGTCATGGGCTATGCCGTTCGTACAGACCGCTACCGCTATGTTCAATGGAAAGATTGGAAGAGCGGCGAGATTCTTGAGGAAGAACTTTATGATCAGCAAACTGACCCGAATGAAATGATAAACATTGCGAAGGACATCAAACAAGCAGCCACTCTATTTCAACATCAACGAATTTTGGAAGCGGGCTGGAAAGGTGCGTTACCACTCAAATAA